From a region of the Phycisphaerae bacterium genome:
- a CDS encoding cytochrome c — protein MADGSNRYCEMRRLSVVFACASLALLISLLAWIWLDLTPAWKTHQRNVTETRTALRRLNELASGQVHTKPAPPSESLAIRQVVLPLVRRDLHFTQTATTDRCMTCHAAIDADDLSTHRLATKLTDALLQISERIRRQNLNPRSESQDSRLGGWVTEVPGLPKAQDNSRIWPALSPVDQVSLLGDLVIDANRHLRQSGSSLLNCDTPAAAHPQLDLYVSDRSPHPMKQMGCTVCHEGNGDETDFVLAGHAKISAGTARAAMERPMLPLWGTEAGCAKCHPQISDTTMPAGPAVARRLNRGRVLVERWGCVNCHLIEGLDNAPKVGPSLAKAQITLNERFFGEYVLSPRDLRPWTTMPQSFRQENNIGPAGNDADIRSAAEIDAMWSYLAAISQDEPSQPGREWSPELQESEVVTAAREQGRRLFNELGCLGCHPPTERRSGPYGLATSRPADLRHKSGDSNNGTHADLRHSDDVDVLFAPEGTVQAAMVRYAPDLSNMGGERRGGPWVREWLADPGRYSPGARMPRMRLTTQPTSSPAPAADELDEATALALYLSNLETGEMQATRPATTGRASSENYKAVCEAITREVLAAGESGEAVISDRLQAATSGRKPAADRVAAMTPVQQQWAFVGQRLLAHYGCAGCHQIPGLERAPRIGPELTRWADKPAGQLDFGFFDPMLRRTKTDTRFQRLYPTTGEQPWLRWIPDNLTVQIERTHASFVWHKLRNPRMWDRGRDKPPLTRLRMPNFFMDNTQAGSLATFVLSRRAPNVDASLIISDHSPAGVAARGRNLARSLNCTACHAIDGNGAAIHAYYWKPAGDELHFQAAEAPPRLPGQGARVTAQWTYQYMRDVTTIRPWLSVRMPSFNLSTEQTTLLTEYFSAVSGEQSRWLGKKLAAIKKGASPGQNSPGRDSLGQDSPGQNSPGRDSPGRDSHLGPLSAASVSLGRDSHLGPLSAASVSLGR, from the coding sequence ATGGCAGACGGCAGCAACCGCTATTGTGAGATGCGTCGGCTCAGCGTGGTGTTCGCTTGCGCAAGCCTCGCACTGCTCATCAGCCTGCTGGCGTGGATCTGGCTGGACCTGACGCCCGCCTGGAAGACTCATCAAAGGAACGTGACTGAGACTCGCACCGCTCTGCGACGACTGAACGAGTTGGCCTCAGGGCAAGTCCACACAAAGCCGGCGCCGCCGTCCGAGTCGCTCGCCATCCGCCAAGTGGTGCTCCCTCTGGTCCGCCGTGATCTGCACTTCACACAGACGGCCACCACCGACCGCTGCATGACCTGTCATGCAGCAATCGACGCCGACGACCTCAGCACTCACCGACTGGCCACGAAGCTGACCGATGCTCTGCTCCAAATCAGCGAGCGTATCCGACGGCAGAACCTGAATCCGCGGAGCGAGTCTCAGGATTCACGACTGGGTGGGTGGGTAACTGAGGTACCTGGCCTCCCCAAAGCCCAAGACAACAGTCGGATCTGGCCCGCGTTGAGTCCAGTTGACCAAGTCTCGCTCCTTGGCGATTTGGTGATAGACGCTAATAGGCATCTCCGGCAAAGCGGCTCATCACTGCTCAACTGCGATACCCCTGCCGCGGCGCACCCCCAACTCGACCTCTACGTCTCCGACCGCTCGCCACACCCGATGAAACAGATGGGCTGCACGGTGTGCCACGAAGGCAACGGCGATGAAACGGACTTCGTGCTCGCCGGGCACGCCAAGATATCGGCCGGCACGGCCCGCGCCGCCATGGAGCGGCCGATGCTCCCGTTATGGGGCACCGAGGCCGGCTGTGCAAAGTGCCACCCGCAAATCTCCGACACGACCATGCCCGCCGGCCCCGCCGTCGCCCGCCGGCTTAATAGAGGACGTGTCCTGGTGGAACGATGGGGATGTGTCAACTGTCATCTGATCGAGGGCTTAGATAACGCGCCCAAGGTTGGGCCCTCGCTGGCCAAAGCCCAAATCACCCTCAACGAACGGTTCTTTGGCGAATACGTGTTGTCGCCTCGGGATTTGCGGCCCTGGACCACCATGCCGCAATCATTCCGCCAGGAAAACAACATCGGGCCGGCCGGAAACGATGCGGACATCCGAAGCGCGGCTGAGATTGACGCCATGTGGTCGTATCTTGCCGCAATCAGTCAGGATGAGCCATCGCAGCCGGGCCGAGAATGGTCTCCTGAGCTGCAGGAATCCGAAGTCGTGACAGCGGCCAGAGAACAGGGTCGTCGGTTGTTCAACGAACTCGGCTGCCTGGGATGCCACCCCCCTACCGAGCGTCGCAGCGGACCTTACGGCTTGGCCACATCACGGCCGGCTGACCTGAGGCACAAATCCGGCGACTCAAACAACGGAACCCACGCGGACTTGCGCCATTCAGACGACGTCGACGTCTTGTTTGCGCCGGAAGGCACAGTCCAAGCGGCCATGGTGCGTTACGCACCAGACCTGTCCAACATGGGCGGCGAACGGCGAGGTGGGCCGTGGGTTCGAGAATGGCTCGCCGACCCAGGTCGATACTCGCCGGGAGCACGAATGCCTCGCATGAGGCTGACCACTCAGCCGACCTCGTCCCCGGCCCCGGCGGCCGACGAACTCGACGAAGCTACCGCATTGGCCTTGTACCTCAGCAACCTGGAAACCGGTGAAATGCAGGCGACGCGACCAGCCACGACCGGCCGCGCATCCTCGGAGAACTACAAAGCCGTATGTGAGGCAATCACACGTGAAGTCCTCGCAGCCGGCGAGAGCGGAGAGGCCGTGATCTCCGATCGGCTCCAGGCCGCGACCTCGGGTCGTAAACCCGCGGCCGATCGAGTCGCAGCCATGACGCCGGTCCAGCAACAATGGGCCTTTGTCGGGCAGCGGCTGCTGGCTCACTATGGCTGCGCCGGTTGCCACCAGATTCCCGGTCTCGAGCGCGCCCCGCGAATAGGACCGGAACTGACCCGGTGGGCAGACAAGCCGGCCGGTCAACTCGACTTCGGCTTCTTCGACCCGATGCTACGACGTACGAAGACCGACACGCGATTCCAAAGACTGTACCCGACAACCGGCGAGCAGCCCTGGCTCCGCTGGATTCCGGACAATCTCACGGTCCAGATTGAGAGAACGCACGCATCTTTCGTGTGGCACAAACTGCGTAATCCCCGAATGTGGGACCGCGGCCGTGACAAACCGCCGCTGACCCGTCTGCGAATGCCCAATTTCTTCATGGACAACACGCAAGCCGGTTCCCTGGCCACATTCGTTCTGTCCAGGCGGGCACCCAACGTCGATGCGTCGCTTATCATCAGTGACCACTCACCAGCGGGCGTGGCCGCCAGGGGTCGCAATCTCGCCCGATCGCTCAACTGCACCGCCTGTCACGCCATCGACGGCAACGGAGCCGCCATCCACGCTTACTACTGGAAGCCGGCGGGTGACGAACTCCACTTTCAGGCTGCCGAGGCTCCGCCACGTCTTCCCGGTCAGGGGGCGCGCGTGACGGCTCAGTGGACCTATCAGTACATGCGCGACGTCACAACGATCCGACCGTGGCTGAGCGTGCGAATGCCAAGCTTCAACCTCAGCACCGAGCAAACCACGCTGCTGACCGAGTATTTCTCCGCCGTCAGCGGCGAACAGTCGAGGTGGCTCGGTAAGAAGCTGGCAGCTATCAAGAAGGGAGCCTCGCCGGGCCAAAATTCGCCGGGCCGAGACTCGCTGGGGCAAGATTCGCCGGGCCAAAATTCGCCGGGCCGAGATTCGCCGGGCCGAGATTCCCATCTCGGCCCTCTTTCCGCCGCATCAGTTTCGCTGGGCCGAGATTCCCATCTCGGCCCTCTTTCCGCCGCATCAGTTTCGCTGGGCCGA
- a CDS encoding SpoIID/LytB domain-containing protein has product MGRFEGRQELLGLLIPVLFMTGCDGPSSEPVAAPLRSVATARSAPGLDRTMRVLLAADLPSYQVAVPGLFDLIDADGHKVLCQDAGAPQLTIQFGPGAIAFLELERVFEVEAVEIVPHGPEPVTVFLGDQRSRYAGTLTVYRYSDDTGALVNSVDVEDYLVSVVASEAPATFHPEALRAQAIVSRTYAWYQKRMAPPGRRWDLMASEGSQVYSGIPWAPAGRLSAEAVRDTQGLVCTWRSPQGERIFCAYFSSTCGGHTQAAGPVKNESTIPPLSGNVRCDYCADSPWFSWGPVRISKKVVTKRLRQKYPRFQNLSQIEEIQVVEQTAQGRPVRLRLLDARKRSIELEAENFRLTVDPTGRELRSTFCKIQSRADHFVFSEGKGFGHGLGLCQYGADGMARAGADAAYILRHYYPQSSLKRAY; this is encoded by the coding sequence ATGGGGCGATTCGAAGGGCGGCAGGAGTTGCTCGGGCTGCTGATTCCGGTGCTGTTCATGACCGGGTGCGATGGTCCGAGCTCCGAGCCGGTTGCTGCGCCGCTGCGTTCCGTTGCGACGGCTCGGTCGGCCCCGGGGCTGGACCGTACGATGCGGGTTCTGCTTGCCGCCGATCTTCCCAGTTATCAGGTGGCGGTGCCGGGTCTTTTCGATCTGATCGATGCGGACGGGCACAAGGTTCTTTGCCAGGACGCGGGCGCGCCGCAGTTGACGATCCAGTTTGGGCCAGGGGCAATCGCCTTCCTTGAGTTGGAGCGGGTGTTTGAGGTTGAGGCCGTCGAAATCGTGCCGCACGGTCCCGAACCGGTGACGGTGTTTCTTGGCGATCAACGTTCGAGGTATGCGGGCACGTTGACCGTGTACCGATACTCCGACGACACGGGCGCGCTGGTCAACAGCGTCGACGTGGAGGATTACCTGGTCTCGGTGGTCGCATCGGAGGCGCCGGCCACCTTTCATCCCGAGGCTCTTCGTGCGCAGGCGATCGTGAGTCGGACCTACGCATGGTATCAGAAGCGGATGGCCCCGCCGGGCAGGCGGTGGGATCTGATGGCTAGCGAGGGGTCGCAGGTGTATTCGGGCATACCATGGGCTCCTGCCGGGCGACTGTCTGCGGAGGCCGTTCGGGATACGCAGGGGCTGGTCTGTACGTGGAGGTCGCCTCAAGGCGAGCGGATTTTCTGCGCGTACTTCAGCTCAACTTGCGGCGGTCACACGCAAGCCGCAGGTCCGGTCAAGAATGAGTCAACCATTCCCCCCTTGTCGGGCAATGTCAGGTGCGATTACTGTGCCGATTCGCCGTGGTTCTCATGGGGGCCGGTCAGGATCAGCAAGAAGGTTGTTACGAAGCGATTGCGACAGAAGTATCCCAGGTTTCAGAATCTCAGCCAGATCGAGGAAATCCAAGTTGTTGAACAGACGGCACAGGGTCGTCCGGTCCGCCTTCGACTGCTCGACGCCAGGAAACGGTCGATCGAGCTGGAAGCGGAGAACTTTCGGCTGACGGTCGACCCGACCGGGCGCGAATTGCGGAGCACGTTCTGCAAGATCCAGTCCCGCGCCGATCATTTTGTGTTCTCGGAAGGAAAGGGTTTCGGGCACGGTTTAGGTCTTTGCCAGTATGGCGCCGATGGCATGGCCAGGGCGGGCGCCGATGCGGCATACATCTTGAGGCATTATTATCCTCAGTCGAGCCTCAAGCGGGCCTATTGA
- the kdsA gene encoding 3-deoxy-8-phosphooctulonate synthase, whose protein sequence is MTDLSPVPSIEVAGIRIGPGRGLVLIAGPCVIESREHTLRLAEAIKAVADKVGIPLIFKASFDKANRSSISSFRGPGLEVGLAILSEVHMTLGIPVTSDIHTPEQASAAGQVLDVVQIPAFLCRQTDLLVAAADTGRAVNIKKGQFMSPEEMGLAVGKVRQAGNERVLLTERGTFFGYGRLVNDMTSIAKMAHFAPVVFDATHSCQLPGAAGTQSGGQRELVPTLANAAVAAGAHALFLEVHDDPPKAKSDSATVWPLEKLAGLLTQCKRISDAVG, encoded by the coding sequence ATGACAGATCTCAGCCCCGTCCCAAGCATCGAAGTCGCCGGCATCCGTATCGGCCCCGGCCGCGGGCTGGTTCTTATCGCCGGCCCCTGCGTGATCGAGTCTCGCGAGCATACTCTTCGCCTCGCCGAGGCGATCAAGGCCGTCGCCGACAAGGTCGGCATCCCATTGATCTTCAAAGCCAGCTTTGATAAGGCCAATCGCTCCAGCATAAGCAGCTTTAGAGGACCCGGCCTTGAGGTCGGCTTGGCGATCCTTTCCGAAGTCCACATGACGCTCGGCATACCGGTAACCTCTGACATACACACCCCCGAACAGGCCTCTGCGGCCGGACAAGTCCTGGATGTAGTGCAGATTCCCGCTTTTCTCTGCCGCCAGACCGACCTCCTGGTCGCAGCCGCCGACACAGGCCGCGCGGTCAACATCAAGAAGGGACAGTTCATGTCCCCTGAAGAGATGGGATTGGCCGTCGGGAAAGTCCGTCAGGCCGGCAACGAGCGCGTACTCCTGACTGAACGGGGAACCTTCTTCGGATATGGGCGGCTGGTCAACGATATGACCTCCATCGCCAAGATGGCCCATTTCGCTCCCGTCGTCTTTGACGCAACCCATTCTTGCCAGTTGCCAGGTGCGGCGGGAACTCAGTCAGGCGGACAACGAGAGCTGGTGCCGACCCTGGCCAATGCGGCCGTGGCTGCCGGGGCCCATGCCCTGTTCCTCGAGGTCCACGACGATCCGCCCAAAGCCAAAAGTGATTCGGCCACCGTGTGGCCGCTCGAAAAACTCGCCGGGCTGTTGACCCAGTGCAAGCGAATCTCCGACGCTGTGGGCTGA
- a CDS encoding beta-galactosidase, which yields MTARSILPAISVLLTSSAATQAATPMTFDTADSVKSWTFSNGPEFPGATGRIEWDAGNGHDKAGCLRLSFSFEGGGNYIQAGCLLPRENDFKTARLWLKKPAGNRVTFRGIDSSSQTFQKSVDFSFDDWQQFELDLTRWTSSFGGANDQKVHWPMRGFAVLIENTATGKEGSLLVDDLSFAADAPSPTETVTAYTAWNQHSSIGFRADGGPGNAFDKGTWNYTFSGQSSPSIHTEFSLLGRPAGMKLFFESDASGHEVVVTLGSHFQNFRKQVGRLTEKGPQIIDVPLGNLEGWEYFGGENNGQPQFPLRITQIALKRTEGGPEKGTIRLERIDAQTPLPADQKVVLLPDVKQTGNRTLFKVEIQNLRKTQAQGELVGRFRMGNGVDSDIRKVTLPANGAAPTIIELEPRAIGNFNVVEGTFWWVEGDSISSPASIGASTVPTEAGSTALDPSSPFGVGLYLYRWHGHPQAKEKMNELATLARHAGVKWTREEIDWHRTEPKKGEFDWKFYDDLVDVAHANGISIYGLLCYWSYYSQKDTPEGVEEYCQWTRQVVRRYKDRIKHWEIWNEPNIFFWSGPKELYFSMLAKAYDAIKAEDPEAQVLGCSTAGIDVDFIKQAMAAGANFDALTIHPYRGELNDLQFIKELRDVKELVGGRPVWITEMGWPSDRFGGTTERRQASFVARTYLTSVAGGAVANVSWYDFRNDGNDPYYNEFNFGMVRNDLRPKPAYQALATIANTLAGMKVTEHIDLGPDAYAFRFSDGKRDVVAACAPQAGRLLAWRGEQHPTVINTFGEKAACVAAEGLSITTLESGMPVYIRGQAGFEFQPAELPIKLSVDRSTVRPGQTVTIRVEPKASVAPSSIWLPLWDEPAPAPDAEGTYHLTIPKGAAPGDTELMLEIGWNKLHLLWPLKLSVQPNVLRV from the coding sequence ATGACAGCAAGATCTATCCTTCCGGCAATTTCCGTCCTGCTCACCTCAAGCGCTGCCACCCAAGCGGCAACACCGATGACCTTTGACACCGCCGACTCCGTGAAGTCCTGGACCTTCAGCAACGGTCCGGAGTTCCCCGGAGCAACAGGAAGAATCGAATGGGACGCCGGCAACGGCCACGACAAAGCCGGCTGCCTCAGGCTGTCCTTCTCGTTCGAGGGTGGCGGCAACTACATCCAGGCGGGCTGCCTGCTGCCCAGGGAGAATGACTTCAAGACCGCGCGGCTGTGGCTCAAAAAGCCGGCCGGCAACCGCGTCACATTCCGCGGCATCGACTCCTCCTCGCAAACGTTCCAGAAGTCCGTGGACTTCAGCTTTGATGATTGGCAACAGTTTGAGCTGGATTTGACGCGATGGACTTCGTCCTTCGGCGGCGCGAACGACCAGAAAGTCCACTGGCCGATGCGGGGCTTTGCCGTGCTGATCGAAAACACGGCCACGGGGAAGGAAGGATCGCTGCTGGTTGACGATCTCTCGTTCGCTGCTGATGCTCCATCGCCGACAGAAACGGTTACGGCATACACCGCGTGGAATCAGCATTCGAGCATTGGCTTCAGAGCCGACGGCGGACCGGGCAATGCGTTCGACAAAGGCACGTGGAACTACACCTTCTCCGGCCAGTCGAGCCCATCGATCCACACCGAGTTCTCACTCTTGGGTCGGCCTGCCGGCATGAAGCTTTTCTTTGAGAGCGATGCCTCCGGCCACGAGGTCGTCGTCACCCTGGGCTCCCATTTTCAGAACTTCCGCAAGCAGGTCGGCCGCCTGACCGAGAAGGGACCGCAGATCATCGACGTGCCGCTGGGCAACCTGGAAGGCTGGGAGTATTTCGGCGGCGAGAACAACGGCCAACCCCAATTCCCATTGCGGATCACACAGATCGCACTCAAACGCACCGAGGGCGGCCCGGAAAAGGGCACCATCCGACTGGAAAGGATCGACGCACAAACCCCTCTGCCGGCCGATCAGAAAGTCGTGTTGTTGCCAGACGTCAAGCAAACGGGCAACCGGACTCTCTTCAAGGTGGAGATCCAGAACTTGCGAAAGACCCAAGCCCAGGGAGAGCTTGTGGGCCGGTTCAGAATGGGAAATGGCGTCGACAGCGACATCCGAAAAGTCACTCTGCCCGCGAACGGGGCCGCTCCGACCATCATCGAATTGGAGCCTCGCGCCATCGGCAACTTCAACGTAGTCGAGGGTACCTTCTGGTGGGTTGAAGGCGACAGCATCAGCAGTCCGGCATCCATCGGAGCAAGCACGGTGCCGACTGAAGCCGGATCCACCGCTCTCGACCCGTCCAGCCCGTTCGGCGTCGGCCTTTATCTGTACCGCTGGCACGGCCACCCGCAAGCCAAGGAGAAGATGAACGAGTTGGCGACGCTGGCCCGACACGCCGGGGTGAAGTGGACTCGTGAAGAGATCGACTGGCACCGCACCGAGCCGAAGAAAGGCGAATTCGACTGGAAGTTCTACGACGACCTGGTCGACGTCGCCCATGCCAACGGCATCAGCATCTATGGTCTGCTCTGCTACTGGTCGTACTACTCCCAGAAAGACACGCCGGAAGGTGTCGAGGAGTATTGCCAGTGGACCCGGCAGGTCGTTCGCCGCTACAAGGACCGGATCAAACACTGGGAGATCTGGAACGAACCGAACATCTTCTTCTGGTCCGGACCGAAAGAGCTTTACTTCAGCATGCTGGCAAAGGCATACGATGCAATCAAGGCCGAAGACCCCGAGGCGCAGGTGCTCGGCTGCTCGACGGCGGGCATCGACGTCGACTTCATCAAGCAAGCCATGGCCGCCGGGGCCAACTTCGACGCGCTGACCATCCACCCCTACCGCGGTGAATTGAATGACCTGCAGTTCATTAAGGAGCTGCGCGACGTGAAAGAACTGGTGGGCGGACGCCCGGTGTGGATCACCGAGATGGGCTGGCCCAGCGACCGGTTCGGCGGCACAACCGAGCGCCGGCAGGCGTCCTTCGTCGCCCGCACGTATCTGACTTCCGTGGCCGGCGGAGCGGTCGCCAATGTCTCCTGGTACGACTTCCGCAACGATGGCAACGACCCCTATTACAACGAGTTCAACTTCGGCATGGTGCGAAATGACCTGCGGCCCAAACCGGCTTACCAGGCCTTGGCAACCATCGCCAACACGCTGGCGGGGATGAAGGTAACCGAACATATCGACCTTGGACCCGATGCCTACGCTTTTCGATTCAGCGACGGCAAACGAGACGTCGTGGCCGCCTGCGCACCGCAAGCCGGCCGCCTGCTGGCCTGGCGGGGAGAACAGCACCCCACGGTGATCAATACCTTCGGTGAGAAAGCCGCCTGCGTCGCCGCCGAAGGCCTGTCCATCACCACGCTGGAAAGCGGCATGCCTGTCTACATCCGCGGGCAGGCCGGTTTCGAGTTCCAGCCGGCTGAGCTCCCGATCAAGCTCTCTGTCGATCGATCAACGGTCCGCCCAGGCCAGACGGTGACCATCCGCGTCGAGCCAAAAGCCTCTGTCGCCCCATCGTCGATCTGGCTCCCGCTCTGGGACGAGCCCGCGCCCGCTCCCGATGCCGAGGGCACCTATCATCTGACAATCCCAAAGGGAGCCGCGCCAGGCGACACCGAATTGATGTTGGAAATCGGCTGGAACAAACTGCATCTACTCTGGCCGCTGAAGCTCTCGGTACAACCGAACGTGCTGCGAGTGTAG
- a CDS encoding diacylglycerol kinase family lipid kinase, whose product MTYARTRAVLIVNPIAGAGTDRRPLSQMIALAKQAGIEIHYQVTHGPGSARRLAAEISADPRNASSIRAVMAVGGDGTVHEVADGLAHGPLPLVVWPTGTENLFAKSFLFHANPRAALDCLLHGQVRLIDLGQANGRSFLIVAGVGFDAEVVHRLAGTRTGHISHLTYSTPLWRTFWEHRFPRLRVYDGNSLLWEGQGLVFVGNLPRYSLGLRVIRDAICDDGLLDLCVFPCRGRLRLIGHSLRTMLRTHVEHGGVLYRRLQNVRVESDDPVPVELDGEAAGHLPLDLKVRPRALRVLVPPEATRL is encoded by the coding sequence ATGACTTACGCGCGAACGAGGGCCGTTCTGATAGTCAACCCGATAGCCGGTGCGGGGACGGACCGCAGGCCGCTAAGCCAAATGATCGCCCTGGCGAAGCAGGCTGGCATCGAAATTCACTACCAGGTCACCCACGGGCCGGGCAGCGCACGACGACTCGCAGCCGAGATCTCGGCTGATCCGAGAAACGCAAGCTCCATCCGAGCGGTGATGGCCGTCGGCGGAGACGGGACCGTTCACGAGGTCGCAGATGGATTGGCCCACGGTCCTTTGCCCCTCGTCGTCTGGCCCACGGGCACCGAAAACCTCTTTGCCAAAAGCTTTCTGTTCCACGCCAACCCCCGAGCCGCCCTCGATTGCCTCCTGCACGGCCAAGTCCGACTCATCGATCTTGGGCAGGCCAATGGCCGGTCGTTTCTCATCGTCGCCGGGGTCGGCTTTGACGCCGAAGTCGTCCATCGGCTTGCTGGCACGCGCACCGGTCACATCAGCCACTTGACCTACAGCACCCCGTTGTGGAGAACCTTCTGGGAACATCGTTTCCCGAGACTTCGGGTCTACGACGGGAATTCGCTGCTGTGGGAAGGCCAGGGTCTGGTGTTCGTCGGCAATCTGCCCCGCTACTCGCTCGGCCTGAGAGTCATCCGCGACGCAATTTGCGATGACGGACTTCTCGACCTCTGTGTTTTTCCCTGCCGCGGCCGGCTTCGGCTGATAGGGCACTCGCTGCGGACAATGCTTCGCACGCACGTGGAGCATGGCGGCGTCTTGTACCGTCGTCTCCAAAACGTTCGCGTCGAGTCCGACGACCCTGTTCCTGTGGAGCTTGACGGGGAGGCCGCTGGACATCTGCCGCTCGATCTGAAGGTTCGCCCCAGAGCCCTCCGCGTGCTTGTTCCACCTGAAGCGACAAGACTGTAG
- a CDS encoding EF-Tu/IF-2/RF-3 family GTPase produces MSEQLVGKVTHYFGKPRVAAIEITNGELRVGDTIHIKGHTSDFTQRIDSMQIEHAPVECAKVGDSIGIQVAEHAHEHDQVYLVTPDGQ; encoded by the coding sequence ATGTCGGAACAACTGGTCGGCAAGGTAACCCACTATTTCGGCAAGCCGCGTGTTGCGGCCATCGAAATCACCAATGGCGAACTTCGCGTCGGCGATACGATTCATATCAAGGGGCACACCTCGGATTTCACGCAGCGCATTGACTCGATGCAGATCGAGCATGCACCCGTCGAGTGTGCCAAAGTGGGCGACAGCATCGGCATTCAGGTCGCCGAACACGCTCACGAACATGACCAGGTGTACCTGGTGACGCCGGACGGCCAGTGA
- a CDS encoding DNA-directed RNA polymerase subunit alpha C-terminal domain-containing protein: MMDNVLALIREKRLDEAEAELSRLQPGDANYHCARGLLLKAKGMTQEAIDSLEAACRMDASSLEAVFHAARIQDLYGDDEAAIENYRKLVERPTVPVNVLLNLAVLLEDHDEYEEALKLVERVLREYPNHARARLFRKDIKSSMNMLYDETQEQSREHQSALLETPITDFELSVRSRNCLKKMNINTIGDLLRITEAELLSYKNFGETSLEEIRAMLQQKNLRIGMLREESQKATRSMPQRQSPPQGSPDALNKPLSEIEFSGRSRKCLQRLGLVTLGDLTLKTEAELLATKNFGQTSLNEVKHKLAEFGLSLRK; this comes from the coding sequence ATGATGGACAACGTCCTCGCGTTGATTCGTGAAAAGAGGCTCGACGAGGCGGAGGCGGAGCTGAGCCGCCTGCAACCTGGCGATGCCAACTACCACTGTGCTCGGGGCTTGCTGTTGAAGGCCAAGGGAATGACGCAGGAAGCGATAGATTCGCTGGAGGCAGCGTGTCGGATGGACGCGAGCAGTCTGGAGGCGGTCTTTCACGCGGCTCGCATACAGGACCTTTACGGCGATGACGAGGCGGCCATCGAAAACTATCGCAAGCTGGTCGAGCGTCCGACGGTTCCGGTCAACGTTCTTTTGAATCTGGCGGTGCTGCTCGAGGACCACGACGAATACGAAGAAGCTCTCAAGCTTGTCGAGCGCGTCTTGAGGGAATATCCCAATCACGCCAGGGCCCGGTTGTTCCGGAAAGACATCAAGAGCTCGATGAACATGCTGTATGACGAAACGCAGGAGCAATCGCGAGAGCATCAGAGCGCTCTTCTGGAAACGCCGATCACCGATTTTGAGCTGAGCGTCCGCAGTCGCAACTGTCTCAAGAAGATGAACATCAACACGATCGGAGACCTGCTGCGGATCACGGAGGCGGAGCTGTTGTCCTATAAGAACTTCGGCGAGACGTCGCTGGAGGAAATCCGGGCAATGCTTCAGCAGAAGAATCTGAGGATCGGAATGCTCAGGGAGGAGTCGCAGAAGGCGACCCGATCGATGCCGCAGCGTCAATCGCCTCCCCAGGGTTCTCCTGACGCGCTCAACAAGCCGCTTTCGGAGATTGAGTTTTCCGGCCGTTCGCGGAAATGTTTACAGAGGCTGGGCCTGGTGACCCTGGGAGATCTCACCCTCAAGACCGAAGCGGAGCTGTTGGCCACCAAGAACTTCGGGCAGACTTCTCTGAATGAGGTCAAGCACAAGCTGGCAGAGTTCGGATTGTCGCTTCGCAAGTGA
- a CDS encoding c-type cytochrome encodes DSHLGPLSAASVPDRIPSVADVLFPTSGRDTTEWENAVTAVDRLRRFALSHGAIPAQWLDPRETDRSTFARACDQALADAGFLQQVYSIDHPFLDTPAETATDDQVADGQTLFQELQCLQCHVFGSPAVPGANAHPTAPDLQRANRRLRRPWVSMWLRNPRRIQPGTRMPGFFGDGQASAFADYPPEDRAGLQRRLHDKSLLDDGPAQIQAIIAFVYDASSRQVDVVREAQTQPADN; translated from the coding sequence GATTCCCATCTCGGCCCTCTTTCCGCCGCATCAGTTCCTGACCGCATTCCCTCCGTCGCCGATGTGCTTTTCCCAACCAGCGGTCGAGACACGACCGAGTGGGAAAATGCCGTGACGGCCGTCGATCGGCTGCGGCGTTTCGCATTGTCGCACGGCGCGATACCGGCCCAGTGGCTGGATCCTCGTGAAACAGACCGCTCCACCTTCGCAAGAGCCTGTGATCAAGCACTCGCCGACGCTGGATTCCTGCAACAGGTGTACTCGATCGACCACCCGTTCCTCGATACCCCTGCCGAGACGGCCACAGATGACCAGGTCGCCGACGGTCAGACGCTCTTTCAGGAGTTGCAGTGCCTCCAGTGCCATGTGTTCGGCAGCCCCGCCGTGCCGGGAGCCAATGCCCATCCAACCGCCCCCGATCTGCAGCGGGCAAATCGACGCTTGCGACGGCCCTGGGTGTCGATGTGGCTGCGCAACCCACGACGCATACAACCCGGAACGCGGATGCCCGGCTTCTTCGGCGACGGCCAGGCAAGTGCCTTCGCTGATTACCCGCCGGAGGACCGAGCCGGCTTGCAGCGCCGCCTGCACGACAAATCGCTTCTCGACGACGGCCCGGCGCAGATTCAGGCCATCATCGCCTTCGTGTATGATGCCTCGTCGCGGCAGGTCGACGTCGTCCGCGAGGCGCAGACACAACCTGCCGACAACTGA